One window of the Amycolatopsis mediterranei genome contains the following:
- a CDS encoding membrane protein — MRGSSGRIARFRRRLLPGRNPLARAGDRVEAFLLLLAVAGALLAIPFAAAFGSETYGAQTARAAEERTTRHPATAVSLAAASSPSYSTDGAGAPAAQTTVPAAWFDARGTRHTGDVLADPGSPAGTRVAVWLDQHGELTGEPLSASTSAADGVFAAILLWAVITGALAGLYGATRFVLARFHAAAWDRAWSAARHDSRF, encoded by the coding sequence GTGGGTCCAGCGGGCGGATCGCCCGGTTCCGGCGCCGGTTGCTGCCGGGCCGAAACCCCCTGGCCCGGGCGGGCGACCGCGTCGAGGCGTTTCTGCTGCTCCTCGCCGTCGCCGGTGCGTTGCTCGCAATACCCTTCGCGGCGGCGTTCGGCTCCGAGACGTACGGGGCGCAGACGGCTCGCGCGGCGGAGGAGCGCACGACCCGCCACCCGGCCACGGCCGTCTCGCTCGCCGCGGCGTCCAGCCCGTCGTACAGCACCGATGGCGCCGGCGCCCCGGCCGCCCAGACGACGGTCCCGGCGGCCTGGTTCGACGCGCGCGGCACCCGCCACACCGGCGACGTCCTCGCCGACCCGGGCAGTCCGGCGGGCACCCGCGTCGCGGTGTGGCTCGACCAGCACGGCGAGCTGACCGGCGAGCCCCTGTCCGCCTCGACCTCGGCGGCCGACGGCGTGTTCGCGGCGATCCTGCTGTGGGCCGTGATCACCGGCGCACTGGCGGGGCTCTACGGCGCCACCCGGTTCGTGCTGGCCCGCTTCCACGCGGCGGCCTGGGACCGGGCCTGGTCCGCAGCCCGCCATGACAGCCGGTTCTGA
- a CDS encoding Smr/MutS family protein, giving the protein MKLKLDLHDVYNRGGEIDRALRAIIDEAVAKKAPLVEIIPGKGSGQLKKHVLRFLERKDVKALYHRVEKDKDNFGRVFVHFRWK; this is encoded by the coding sequence GTGAAGCTGAAGCTGGACCTGCACGACGTCTACAACCGCGGGGGCGAGATCGACCGGGCCCTGCGCGCGATCATCGACGAGGCCGTCGCCAAGAAGGCGCCGCTCGTCGAGATCATCCCCGGCAAGGGGTCGGGTCAGCTGAAGAAGCACGTCCTGCGGTTCCTCGAGCGCAAGGACGTCAAGGCGCTCTACCACCGGGTCGAGAAGGACAAGGACAACTTCGGCCGGGTGTTCGTGCACTTCCGCTGGAAGTGA
- a CDS encoding MBL fold metallo-hydrolase, which produces MRKTIAALRDLPAAFGAKATGARAERVRSSPQFDGKVFRNAAPRHPMTAASMRTIFREMFFGEHRELRKPAGAVPLVAAAPVESADGLHLTWYGHASTLVELDGARVLLDPVWSDRVSPAAFAGPRRLHEPPVPLSALGRIDAVVISHDHYDHLDLATVRALVTSSEAPFLVPLGVGAHLERWHVPAERIIELDWHEEATVAGVRFVATPAQHFSGRGITNDDTLWTSWALLGPEHRVFYSGDTGYFDGFAAIGAEHGPFDAALIQIGAYAPLWPDIHMTPEEGVAAGLDVRAKLLVPVHWATFQLAMHPWGEPADRVWSEAKEADLPLAIPRPGERIDAAEPPAVDGWWQAL; this is translated from the coding sequence ATGAGGAAAACGATCGCGGCCCTGCGCGACCTGCCGGCGGCGTTCGGCGCGAAGGCCACCGGCGCGCGGGCCGAGCGGGTCCGCTCCTCGCCCCAGTTCGACGGCAAGGTGTTCCGCAACGCGGCGCCGCGGCACCCGATGACCGCGGCGTCGATGCGCACCATCTTCCGCGAGATGTTCTTCGGCGAGCACCGTGAGCTGCGCAAACCGGCCGGCGCGGTGCCGCTGGTCGCGGCGGCGCCGGTCGAGTCGGCCGACGGCCTGCACCTGACCTGGTACGGCCACGCGTCCACGCTGGTCGAGCTCGACGGCGCCCGCGTGCTGCTCGACCCGGTGTGGAGCGACCGGGTCTCCCCCGCGGCGTTCGCCGGCCCGCGACGGCTGCACGAGCCGCCGGTGCCGCTGTCGGCCCTCGGCCGGATCGACGCGGTCGTCATCTCGCACGACCACTACGACCACCTCGACCTGGCGACGGTCCGCGCGCTGGTGACGTCGTCCGAGGCGCCGTTCCTGGTGCCGCTCGGCGTCGGGGCGCACCTGGAGCGCTGGCACGTCCCGGCCGAGCGGATCATCGAGCTCGACTGGCACGAAGAGGCGACGGTGGCGGGCGTCCGGTTCGTCGCGACACCGGCCCAGCACTTCTCCGGCCGCGGCATCACGAACGACGACACGCTGTGGACGTCGTGGGCCCTGCTGGGCCCGGAGCACCGGGTGTTCTACAGCGGTGACACCGGGTACTTCGACGGGTTCGCGGCGATCGGCGCGGAGCACGGCCCGTTCGACGCGGCCCTGATCCAGATCGGCGCGTACGCCCCGCTGTGGCCGGACATCCACATGACGCCGGAGGAGGGCGTCGCGGCGGGCCTCGACGTCCGGGCGAAGCTGCTGGTCCCGGTCCACTGGGCGACGTTCCAGCTGGCGATGCACCCGTGGGGCGAGCCGGCCGACCGCGTGTGGAGCGAGGCGAAGGAGGCCGACCTCCCGCTGGCGATCCCCCGCCCGGGCGAGCGCATCGACGCGGCCGAGCCACCCGCGGTGGACGGCTGGTGGCAAGCGCTGTGA
- a CDS encoding fatty acid desaturase family protein yields the protein MTTTENLVGSDFARLSHRISAAGLLARRPGYYTARIAVVTGLFGAGWVAFALLGNSWWQLAVAGFMAVMFGQIALLSHDLAHKQVFRRRRPTETAGLLAGNLGIGMSYGWWMDKHTRHHANPNHEELDPDVDPDILVWSKDQARASRGVPRFIGRHQAFLFFPLLTLEGLNLHWSGIRAVRKPGLRRRGTEAALLAAHFVLYFSALLTVLSPGMALLFFAVHQGLWGVYMGSIFAPNHKGMPTLTGRTELDFLRKQVLTSRNVRGGAVTDVALGGLNYQIEHHLFPSMPSPHLRRAQPIVQAYCAELGIPYLQTSLVESYRQALTHLHEAGAPLRKGS from the coding sequence GTGACCACCACAGAGAACCTCGTCGGCAGTGACTTCGCCCGGCTGAGCCACCGCATCTCCGCCGCCGGCCTGCTGGCCCGGCGGCCCGGCTACTACACCGCGCGGATCGCCGTCGTGACCGGACTGTTCGGCGCCGGCTGGGTGGCCTTTGCACTGCTGGGGAACTCGTGGTGGCAGCTCGCCGTCGCGGGCTTCATGGCCGTCATGTTCGGGCAGATCGCGTTGCTCTCCCACGATCTCGCGCACAAGCAGGTGTTCCGGCGACGGCGGCCCACCGAAACCGCCGGGCTGCTCGCCGGGAACCTCGGGATCGGGATGAGCTACGGCTGGTGGATGGACAAGCACACCCGCCACCACGCCAACCCGAACCACGAAGAGCTCGACCCCGACGTCGATCCGGACATCCTCGTCTGGTCGAAGGACCAGGCCCGGGCCAGCCGCGGCGTGCCCCGGTTCATCGGGCGGCACCAGGCCTTCCTGTTCTTCCCGCTGCTCACCCTCGAAGGCCTGAACCTGCACTGGTCCGGGATCCGCGCGGTCCGCAAGCCGGGCCTGCGCCGCCGCGGCACCGAAGCCGCCCTGCTCGCCGCGCACTTCGTCCTCTACTTCAGCGCGCTGCTCACCGTTCTCAGCCCGGGGATGGCGTTGCTGTTCTTCGCCGTCCACCAGGGACTGTGGGGTGTCTACATGGGATCGATCTTCGCGCCCAACCACAAGGGCATGCCGACGCTGACCGGGCGCACCGAGCTCGACTTCCTCCGCAAGCAGGTGCTGACTTCGCGCAACGTCCGCGGCGGTGCCGTCACCGACGTCGCCCTCGGCGGCCTCAACTACCAGATCGAGCACCACCTGTTCCCGAGCATGCCGTCGCCGCACCTGCGGCGGGCGCAGCCGATCGTCCAGGCCTACTGCGCCGAGCTGGGCATCCCGTACCTGCAGACGAGCCTCGTCGAGTCCTACCGGCAGGCCCTCACCCACCTGCACGAAGCTGGGGCGCCTCTCAGGAAGGGTTCGTAG
- a CDS encoding ATP-binding cassette domain-containing protein: MSKPTRTNAPHVADSHDLIRVHGARVNNLRDVSVELPKRRLTVFTGVSGSGKSSLVFSTIAAESQRLINETYSTFVQGFMPTLARPDVDVLDGITTAIIVDQERMGANPHSTVGTATDANAMLRILFSRLGQPHIGSPQAFSFNVASISGAGAVTIEKGGRQIKERRSFSITGGMCPRCEGRGKVNDIDLTALFDENKSLNEGAITIPGYSMEGWYGRIFRGSGFFDPDKPIKKYTKKQFADLVYKEPTKIKVEGINLTYSGLVPAIQKSFLSKDVDAMQPHIRAFVERAVTFQTCPDCAGTRLSAEARSSKIDGIGIADACAMQISDLAAWVAKLSEPSVAPLLDALKHTLDSFVEIGLGYLSLDRPSGSLSGGEAQRTKMIRHLGSSLTDVTYVFDEPTIGLHPHDIRRMNDLLLQLRDKGNTVLVVEHKPEAIAIADHVVDLGPRAGTEGGEIVFEGTVDGLRSSGTLTGRHLDDRASLKSSVRSPSGVLQVRGAATHNLQDVDVDIPLGVLVVVTGVAGSGKSSLIHGSVSGGEGVVTVDQAGIRGSRRSNPATYTGLLEPIRKAFAKANGVKPALFSANSEGACPNCNGAGVVYTDLGIMAGTATPCEVCEGKRFNADVLEYTFGGRDISEVLGMPVTEALEFFASGDAALPAAHKILTHLSDVGLGYLTLGQPLTTLSGGERQRIKLATHMAEQGGVYVLDEPTAGLHLADVEQLLGLLDRLVDAGKSVIVIEHHQAVMAHADWLIDLGPGAGHDGGRIVFEGTPAQLVKARKKTLTGKHLAEYVAS, encoded by the coding sequence ATGAGCAAGCCCACGAGGACGAACGCACCGCACGTGGCCGACAGCCACGACCTGATCCGCGTCCACGGCGCGCGCGTGAACAACCTCAGGGACGTCAGCGTCGAGCTGCCCAAGCGGCGGCTGACGGTGTTCACCGGCGTCTCCGGGTCCGGCAAGAGCTCGCTGGTCTTCAGCACGATCGCCGCCGAATCGCAGCGGCTGATCAACGAGACCTACAGCACCTTCGTGCAGGGGTTCATGCCGACGCTGGCCCGGCCCGACGTCGACGTCCTCGACGGGATCACCACCGCGATCATCGTCGACCAGGAGCGGATGGGCGCCAACCCGCACTCCACGGTCGGCACCGCCACCGACGCCAACGCGATGCTGCGCATCCTGTTCAGCCGGCTCGGGCAGCCGCACATCGGCTCCCCGCAGGCGTTTTCGTTCAACGTCGCCTCGATCAGCGGCGCCGGCGCGGTCACCATCGAAAAGGGCGGCCGGCAGATCAAGGAGCGCCGCAGCTTCAGCATCACCGGCGGCATGTGCCCGCGCTGCGAAGGCCGCGGCAAGGTCAACGACATCGACCTGACCGCGCTCTTCGACGAGAACAAGTCGCTCAACGAGGGCGCGATCACGATCCCGGGCTACAGCATGGAAGGCTGGTACGGCCGCATCTTCCGCGGCTCCGGCTTCTTCGACCCGGACAAGCCGATCAAGAAGTACACCAAGAAGCAGTTCGCCGACCTGGTGTACAAGGAACCGACGAAGATCAAGGTCGAGGGCATCAACCTGACCTACTCCGGGCTGGTGCCGGCGATCCAGAAGTCCTTCCTGTCCAAGGACGTCGACGCGATGCAGCCGCACATCCGCGCGTTCGTCGAGCGCGCGGTGACGTTCCAGACCTGCCCGGACTGCGCCGGCACGCGGCTGTCGGCGGAAGCGCGGTCGTCGAAGATCGACGGGATCGGCATCGCCGACGCGTGCGCGATGCAGATCAGCGACCTCGCCGCGTGGGTGGCGAAGCTGTCCGAGCCGTCGGTCGCGCCGCTGCTGGACGCGCTGAAGCACACCCTCGACTCGTTCGTCGAAATCGGCCTCGGCTACCTCTCCCTCGACCGTCCATCCGGGAGCCTTTCGGGCGGGGAAGCCCAGCGCACCAAGATGATCCGGCACCTCGGGTCGTCGCTGACCGACGTCACCTACGTCTTCGACGAGCCGACGATCGGCCTGCACCCGCACGACATCCGGCGCATGAACGACCTGCTGCTGCAGCTGCGCGACAAGGGCAACACGGTGCTGGTCGTGGAGCACAAGCCGGAGGCGATCGCGATCGCCGACCACGTCGTCGACCTCGGGCCGCGCGCCGGCACCGAAGGCGGCGAAATCGTCTTCGAGGGCACTGTGGACGGTCTGCGGTCCAGTGGCACGCTGACCGGGCGGCACCTCGACGACCGGGCGTCGCTGAAGTCGTCGGTGCGCTCGCCGTCGGGGGTCCTCCAGGTGCGCGGGGCGGCCACGCACAACCTGCAGGACGTCGACGTCGACATCCCGCTCGGCGTGCTGGTGGTCGTGACCGGGGTGGCGGGCTCGGGCAAGAGCTCGCTGATCCACGGTTCGGTGTCCGGCGGCGAGGGGGTGGTGACGGTCGACCAGGCCGGCATCCGCGGCTCGCGCCGGAGCAACCCGGCGACGTACACGGGTCTGCTGGAGCCGATCCGCAAGGCGTTCGCCAAGGCCAACGGCGTGAAGCCGGCCCTGTTCAGCGCCAACTCCGAAGGCGCGTGCCCGAACTGCAACGGCGCCGGCGTGGTCTACACGGACCTGGGGATCATGGCGGGCACCGCGACGCCGTGCGAGGTGTGCGAGGGCAAGCGGTTCAACGCCGACGTGCTGGAGTACACCTTCGGCGGCCGCGACATCAGCGAGGTGCTCGGGATGCCGGTCACCGAAGCGCTCGAATTCTTCGCTTCCGGTGACGCGGCTCTGCCGGCGGCGCACAAGATCCTCACGCACCTGTCCGACGTCGGCCTCGGCTACCTGACGCTCGGCCAGCCGTTGACGACCCTGTCCGGCGGCGAGCGGCAGCGGATCAAGCTGGCGACGCACATGGCGGAGCAGGGCGGGGTGTACGTCCTCGACGAGCCGACCGCGGGCCTGCACCTGGCGGACGTCGAGCAGCTGCTGGGCCTGCTGGACCGGTTGGTGGACGCGGGCAAGTCGGTGATCGTCATCGAGCACCACCAGGCGGTGATGGCCCACGCGGACTGGCTCATCGACCTCGGCCCGGGCGCCGGCCACGACGGCGGCCGGATCGTGTTCGAGGGCACGCCGGCGCAGCTGGTGAAGGCGCGGAAGAAGACGCTGACGGGCAAGCACCTCGCGGAGTACGTCGCCTCCTGA
- a CDS encoding AraC family transcriptional regulator: MCLGLKTVAQEHFRELALLRRVRDRIDRERALPLDIDSLAAVADLPIALFVRRFRDAYGLSPHDYRRATEAVRNREALAANPAVA, from the coding sequence ATGTGTCTCGGCTTGAAAACAGTCGCGCAGGAACATTTCCGTGAGCTGGCATTGTTGCGGCGCGTCCGCGACCGCATCGACCGCGAGCGCGCACTGCCGCTGGACATCGATTCGCTCGCGGCCGTGGCGGACCTCCCCATCGCATTGTTCGTCCGCCGGTTCCGGGACGCTTATGGCCTTTCGCCGCACGATTACCGGCGGGCGACCGAAGCCGTCAGGAATCGAGAAGCACTGGCCGCGAATCCCGCCGTAGCTTGA
- a CDS encoding VOC family protein, whose protein sequence is MDVTIHSSFLPHTDPEASLAFYRDLLGFEVRQNVKYGDMQWITVGPPNQPDTAIVLSPVAATPGLTDDERRMIAEMMAKGTYASANLATDDLDGLFAKLEAGNAEVVQEPVEQPYGIRDCSFRDPAGNLLRIQELR, encoded by the coding sequence ATGGACGTCACCATTCACTCGAGCTTCCTCCCGCACACGGACCCGGAAGCGTCGCTCGCCTTCTACCGCGACCTGCTCGGCTTCGAGGTCCGCCAGAACGTCAAGTACGGCGACATGCAGTGGATCACCGTCGGCCCGCCGAACCAGCCGGACACCGCGATCGTGCTGTCGCCGGTGGCCGCGACGCCGGGCCTGACCGACGACGAGCGCCGCATGATCGCCGAGATGATGGCCAAGGGCACCTACGCCTCGGCCAACCTGGCCACCGACGACCTCGACGGCCTCTTCGCCAAGCTCGAGGCGGGCAACGCCGAAGTCGTCCAGGAGCCGGTCGAGCAGCCCTACGGCATCCGTGACTGCTCGTTCCGCGACCCGGCAGGCAACCTCCTGCGCATCCAGGAACTGCGCTGA
- a CDS encoding helix-turn-helix transcriptional regulator — translation MTSSATAQYLRDLALLRRVRDRIDREYAQPLDVEALARGVNMSAGHLSRQFRRAYGESPYSYLMTRRIERAMALLRTGELSVTEVCFTVGFSSLGTFSTRFAELVGTPPSVYREQQAEATVGMPPCVAKQVTRPIRNREARPSTAT, via the coding sequence GTGACCAGCTCCGCCACGGCGCAGTACCTGCGTGACCTCGCGCTGCTGCGCCGGGTCCGGGACCGGATCGACCGGGAGTACGCCCAGCCCCTCGACGTCGAGGCGCTGGCCCGTGGCGTGAACATGTCGGCCGGGCACCTCAGCCGGCAGTTCCGGCGAGCGTACGGAGAGTCACCGTATTCGTACCTCATGACGCGGCGGATCGAACGGGCGATGGCCCTGCTGCGCACGGGCGAACTGAGCGTCACCGAGGTCTGCTTCACCGTCGGCTTCTCGTCGCTGGGCACCTTCAGCACCCGGTTCGCCGAGCTGGTCGGCACACCCCCGAGCGTCTACCGCGAGCAGCAGGCCGAGGCCACCGTCGGGATGCCGCCGTGCGTGGCCAAACAGGTCACCAGACCGATCAGGAATCGAGAAGCGCGGCCCTCGACGGCCACCTAG
- a CDS encoding LysR family transcriptional regulator, translating into MPEQLDLNLLRVFDALLRDGSVTAAAERLHLSIPATSRALGRLRRAMGDPILVRAGRGLAPTPFALRTAPRVRSLLEEAASLVNTDFSLAALERTFTIRINDGVAATLATAAAEATAAAAPGVTLRFVAEGSESTEALRDGSIDLDIGVGGQPAPDIRTAVLYRERLVAAVRADSPLGRHRRPTLAQLCRHPHVSASRRGLARGPLDDVLETAALRRHVAAVVPTAAVAALVIASSPYVGLLPQRLAEQYGAALGLRWFPVPADLPEMEVRLSWHARLDADPAQQWLRETLREALR; encoded by the coding sequence GTGCCCGAGCAGCTCGACCTGAACCTCCTGCGCGTGTTCGACGCGCTCCTGCGGGACGGGAGCGTGACGGCGGCGGCCGAGCGCCTGCACCTGTCCATCCCGGCGACCAGCCGGGCGCTGGGCCGGCTGCGGCGGGCGATGGGCGACCCGATCCTGGTGCGCGCCGGGCGCGGGCTGGCCCCGACGCCGTTCGCGCTGCGCACGGCACCGCGGGTGCGCTCGCTGCTGGAGGAAGCGGCGTCCCTGGTCAACACCGACTTTTCGCTCGCCGCCCTGGAGCGGACCTTCACGATCCGCATCAACGACGGCGTGGCCGCGACCCTGGCGACCGCGGCGGCCGAGGCCACGGCGGCGGCCGCTCCGGGCGTCACCCTGCGGTTCGTGGCCGAAGGCAGCGAAAGCACCGAGGCCCTGCGCGACGGCTCGATCGACCTGGACATCGGCGTGGGCGGGCAGCCGGCACCCGACATCCGGACCGCCGTGCTGTACCGCGAACGCCTGGTGGCCGCGGTGCGCGCGGACAGCCCGCTGGGCCGGCACCGCCGTCCGACGCTCGCGCAGCTGTGCCGGCACCCGCACGTCTCGGCCTCCCGCCGCGGCCTGGCCCGCGGGCCGCTGGACGACGTGCTCGAAACGGCGGCCCTGCGCCGCCACGTCGCCGCCGTCGTGCCCACCGCCGCCGTCGCCGCGCTCGTGATCGCTTCGAGCCCCTACGTGGGGCTGCTGCCGCAGCGCCTCGCCGAGCAGTACGGCGCCGCCCTCGGCCTCCGCTGGTTCCCGGTCCCGGCGGACCTGCCCGAAATGGAGGTCCGGCTGTCCTGGCACGCCCGCCTCGACGCCGACCCGGCCCAGCAGTGGCTGCGGGAGACGCTCCGCGAAGCACTCCGCTGA
- a CDS encoding MFS transporter, with protein sequence MCAAVVLVVGMVAAINLAVPLFAASALHPSAPALVWIVDTYVIVFACLVIPAGAAGDRFGRKGVLLTGLGLFAAGTLLSAAAPDVAVLLAGRALTGIGAAAVLSNSLAVLLHAVPAERTPATIATWASMTGIGGVAGNVGGGLVLTAGSWRWLFAAAAAVSLGLAALVARGTPVSSRHDRPLGPLAAVLLTGASVALLLGIVQGPEAGWGSAVVVTAFAASAVLFAAWVGTELRSAHPLLDPRLFRIAGLRSACLGLTAIFFGMFALFYVNASFLQYAKGFGVLATGLGIVPLTVPIVLGGRHVGRLAGRIGLDTAVACAFGFVGAGLLGLSTSDAGTPYAAYAAWLVVTGIGVTLALPTLSGVIAGALPPAQAGVGTGLQATTREFGSALGVAVVGTVSTARFAAALPPDVRGAHTVAEALARAPRASDVVTAFVAGTDAGLRVAGVAVLVLGGLVVAESRWSRRKR encoded by the coding sequence ATGTGCGCCGCGGTCGTGCTCGTCGTCGGGATGGTCGCGGCGATCAACCTCGCCGTCCCGCTGTTCGCCGCGAGCGCGCTGCACCCGTCCGCGCCGGCCCTCGTCTGGATCGTCGACACCTACGTGATCGTGTTCGCCTGCCTGGTGATCCCCGCCGGTGCCGCGGGCGACCGGTTCGGCCGCAAAGGCGTCCTGCTGACCGGGCTCGGGCTGTTCGCCGCGGGCACGCTGCTGTCGGCGGCGGCACCGGACGTCGCCGTCCTGCTCGCCGGCCGGGCGCTCACCGGGATCGGCGCGGCCGCGGTGCTGTCCAACTCGCTCGCCGTCCTGCTGCACGCCGTGCCCGCCGAGCGCACACCGGCGACGATCGCCACCTGGGCGTCGATGACCGGGATCGGCGGGGTGGCCGGCAACGTCGGCGGCGGCCTGGTCCTGACGGCCGGCTCGTGGCGCTGGCTGTTCGCCGCCGCGGCGGCGGTCTCACTGGGGCTCGCCGCCCTGGTCGCCCGGGGCACGCCGGTGTCGTCGCGCCACGACCGCCCGCTCGGCCCCCTGGCCGCCGTGCTGCTGACCGGGGCGTCGGTCGCGCTGCTGCTCGGGATCGTCCAGGGTCCGGAGGCGGGCTGGGGCAGCGCGGTCGTCGTCACCGCGTTCGCCGCCTCCGCCGTCCTGTTCGCGGCGTGGGTGGGCACCGAATTGCGGTCCGCGCACCCGCTGCTGGACCCCCGGCTGTTCCGGATCGCCGGCCTGCGCAGCGCCTGCCTCGGGCTGACCGCGATCTTCTTCGGCATGTTCGCGCTGTTCTACGTCAACGCGTCGTTCCTGCAGTACGCCAAGGGGTTCGGCGTGCTGGCGACCGGGCTGGGGATCGTGCCGCTGACGGTGCCGATCGTCCTCGGCGGACGGCACGTGGGGCGCCTGGCCGGGCGGATCGGCCTCGACACCGCCGTCGCGTGCGCGTTCGGGTTCGTCGGGGCCGGCCTGCTCGGACTGTCCACGAGCGACGCGGGCACCCCGTATGCCGCCTACGCGGCCTGGCTCGTCGTGACCGGGATCGGGGTGACGCTGGCGTTGCCGACGCTGTCGGGCGTGATCGCCGGTGCCCTGCCGCCGGCCCAGGCCGGGGTCGGCACCGGGCTGCAGGCCACCACCCGGGAGTTCGGCAGCGCGCTCGGCGTTGCCGTGGTCGGCACGGTGTCCACCGCGCGGTTCGCCGCCGCCTTGCCGCCGGACGTCCGCGGGGCGCACACCGTGGCCGAAGCCCTCGCCCGGGCGCCCCGCGCGTCCGACGTCGTCACGGCGTTCGTCGCGGGGACCGACGCCGGGCTGCGCGTCGCCGGGGTGGCGGTGCTCGTCCTCGGCGGTCTGGTCGTGGCGGAATCGCGGTGGTCGCGGCGCAAGCGGTGA
- a CDS encoding NAD(P)/FAD-dependent oxidoreductase has protein sequence MADGDRIVIVGAGVAGLRAAERLREQKFDGEIVLIGDEARRPYHRPMVSKALVMGTERPSDVGLSHYLPDLDVHWRLGARVTHLDTTERVVHLPGGESLWYDGLIAATGVYPRHLPGAPRHDPRVRILRTVEDSMAVRRCLNASKKPAVVIGAGLIGNEFAASMRHIGRDVTLIGHAKAPLHRFGDRVSSGIVEAHHEHRANLAMRSEVRHWISTKDTVGLHLTNNQLLVASVVVLAIGSVPSVDWMRGSGLDISDGVLCDSKLFAEGASDVVIAGDIARWPNLRFDETPRRVEHWINAVESARHAADNLLMGHSSAIPFTPLPRAWSTLYDTRLQMCGMPSLAEDTVSLADGITGFVRDGRLVGISCWDKPRAMLDWMAELDRRLPAPDYVPEPEPAPVAEVPQVPVVEPALAALAAEVPPEFDSGFDAQAFEREFESEFANDIPTTAFPAQSPPTTALQAQSLPAAALPTMAIPMGR, from the coding sequence ATGGCTGACGGCGACCGGATCGTCATCGTCGGCGCGGGCGTCGCCGGGCTGCGTGCCGCGGAACGCTTGCGGGAACAGAAGTTCGACGGGGAGATCGTCCTGATCGGCGACGAGGCCCGGCGGCCCTACCACCGGCCGATGGTCTCCAAGGCGCTGGTGATGGGGACCGAACGGCCCAGCGACGTGGGCCTTTCGCACTACCTGCCGGACCTCGACGTGCACTGGCGGCTCGGCGCGCGGGTCACGCACCTGGACACCACCGAGCGGGTCGTGCACCTGCCCGGCGGCGAGTCCCTCTGGTACGACGGCCTGATCGCCGCGACCGGCGTCTACCCGCGGCACCTGCCCGGCGCGCCGCGGCACGACCCGCGGGTGCGGATCCTGCGCACGGTCGAGGACTCGATGGCGGTGCGGCGCTGCCTCAACGCCAGCAAGAAGCCGGCCGTCGTGATCGGGGCCGGCCTGATCGGCAACGAGTTCGCCGCGAGCATGCGGCACATCGGCCGGGACGTCACCCTGATCGGGCACGCGAAGGCGCCGCTGCACCGCTTCGGCGACCGCGTCTCCAGCGGCATCGTCGAGGCGCACCACGAGCACCGGGCGAACCTGGCGATGCGGAGCGAAGTCCGGCACTGGATCAGCACGAAGGACACCGTCGGGCTGCACCTGACGAACAACCAGCTGCTGGTCGCCAGCGTCGTCGTGCTCGCCATCGGCAGCGTCCCGTCGGTGGACTGGATGCGCGGCTCCGGCCTCGACATCAGCGACGGCGTGCTCTGCGACTCGAAGCTGTTCGCCGAAGGTGCCTCCGACGTCGTCATCGCCGGCGACATCGCGCGCTGGCCGAACCTGCGCTTCGACGAGACGCCGCGGCGGGTCGAGCACTGGATCAACGCCGTGGAGTCGGCCCGGCACGCGGCGGACAACCTGCTGATGGGCCACTCCAGCGCCATTCCGTTCACCCCGCTCCCCCGCGCCTGGTCGACGCTGTACGACACGCGCCTGCAGATGTGCGGGATGCCGTCGCTGGCCGAGGACACCGTGTCACTGGCCGACGGCATCACCGGCTTCGTCCGCGACGGCAGGCTCGTCGGCATCTCCTGCTGGGACAAGCCGCGGGCGATGCTCGACTGGATGGCCGAGCTGGACCGCCGGCTGCCCGCCCCCGACTACGTGCCGGAGCCGGAGCCCGCGCCCGTCGCCGAGGTCCCGCAGGTCCCGGTGGTCGAGCCGGCGCTCGCCGCGCTGGCGGCCGAGGTGCCGCCGGAGTTCGACAGCGGGTTCGACGCGCAGGCCTTCGAGCGCGAGTTCGAGAGCGAGTTCGCCAACGACATCCCGACGACGGCGTTCCCCGCGCAGTCCCCGCCCACGACGGCGCTGCAGGCGCAGTCGCTGCCCGCGGCGGCGCTGCCGACGATGGCCATCCCGATGGGGAGGTAA
- a CDS encoding ferredoxin codes for MPFRLPGGGPRISVDNDRCELYGICAMEAPDVFDLGQDGRLRFHTRLLDETTIEQAKMAARCCPMQAVVMRGDLDG; via the coding sequence ATGCCCTTCCGCTTACCCGGCGGCGGCCCCCGGATCAGCGTCGACAACGACCGGTGCGAGCTCTACGGCATCTGTGCCATGGAGGCACCGGACGTGTTCGACCTGGGCCAGGACGGCCGCTTGCGCTTCCACACGCGACTGCTCGACGAAACCACCATTGAACAGGCGAAGATGGCCGCTCGCTGCTGCCCGATGCAGGCGGTCGTGATGAGAGGGGACCTCGATGGCTGA